The sequence below is a genomic window from Flagellimonas marinaquae.
TCTTTTTTTAAGCACAACCTGTCTTGCTTTTGGGCAGGTTTTGGACACTAACGATGCATCGGTTCGTGCCGCACTTGGCAACCCGCAAGTAGAAGGAAGCCCATTGGCCAATTATTTTCAGAGAAGAACTCCTGCAATGGACCAGCTAATGCGGGATGTAAAAAACAATGGTACAACACAGTCTTTCTATATAGGTGCCCAAGAAGGTTCCGCTTACGAAAACGAAAAGTTCACCAATGGAAAAGTTTACAGTAAAGACGAACTTTTGGACGACGTTTATTTTAGGTACAATGCCTTTTCCGATGAATTGGAAGTAAAAAAGACCCAGTTGGAAGAAGAAGACTATCAGGCACTTATAAAAAGTAACGATATCTATATCATCTCCAATAGCGGCAAAAAGTATATCTACAACCAATTCTTCGATAAAAAAGGAGAGGTACAAAATGGCTATCTTATTCTTTTATCTGCCGGAGAAAAGGCATCTTTGTACAAACAATACGATGTTAAGTTTTTTGAAGGCAAAGAAGCTGAAAATTCCATGGTAAACCCTATACCCAGTAGATTTACACCATTTATTGGATATTATGTGCAAATGGAAGGATCGGATAAAATTGTAAAACTACCCACTAAAAAGAACAAACTTTTTAAGTTTTTAGAGGATAACATTGCAGGATTTGATGCAAAAAGCTTCAGAAAAAAAGACATCGATTTAGATACGGACCAAGGTCTTTTGATACTTTTTAACAATCTTTATTAAATCTGATCGATCACTATTGAAATCTGACCACACCATTTACGGCATACGGGCGATCCAAGAAGCGATTCATTCCGGAACCCCAATAAACAAAGTTTATCTACAAAAAGGATTACAGGGTGATCTTTTTACACAATTGGAGGAGGACATAAGAAGAAGCAAAATAAGTCATTCTTATGTCCCTCTTCAAAAATTGGACAAATTGGCACATGGCAATCACCAGGGAGCCGTGGCCAAAATTTCCCAAATAGCATTCCAAGATTTTGAATCTGTTGCAGAAGCCGTAATGGCAACCGAAAAATTACCGCTCTTCCTATTATTGGATCAAGTAACCGATGTACGCAATTTTGGAGCAATAATCCGTACTGCAGAATGTACCGGTGTTCATGCGATCATAGTACCTACCTCCGGGTCCGCCCCTCTGAACGAGAATGCGATTAAAACATCTGCCGGGGCAGCTTTTAACATTCCCATTGCCAAAGTAGATCACTTAAAGGACGCTATTTTTTACCTACAGTCCTCGGGGGTTGTTGTCACCGGAGCCACGGAAAAAGCGGAACATGAGATCTATAGTTTGGATTTTAACCAACCTACGGCCATAATTATGGGCTCAGAGGAAAAAGGTATCTCCCCTTCCACTCTCAACATATTGGACCATAGGGCAAAACTACCTTTAATGGGCAAAATTGGCTCACTAAATGTGTCTGTTGCCTGTGGCGTTTTCCTTTACGAAGTAGTAAGGCAGCGAAATACGTAAGCATCAATCCTTATCGGACTCTTTGTAGTGGTATTTGATTTCCACTTTTTGGACAGGTTCATCTTCCTCAGATGATGCTATAAAATTGCCGTTTTCATCAAAATGTTGTAGAAATGGGTCGTCCTTCTCGTTGTAATCGTCCTTTTCCCAATCGTACTTTCGAACTTCGGGAACAGGCACTCTGGTAAAAAAGGCAAAGAGCAATCCAGTTACAAAACCTGCCAAGTGCCCTTCCCACGAAATACCATCCTTTACCGGGAAAATATACCAGATCATACTGCCATAGATAAAAACAACCACTAAAGAAAGTGCAACCAAACGATAATTTTTGGCCAAAATGCCCTTAAAAAAGATAAAACTGGCCAATAAATAAATCACCCCGCTTGCACCAATATGGTACGATGGTCTAGCAATCGCCCACGTGAGAATACCCGAGACCAGCGTCCCCAAAAGCAATACCCGTAGTGCGGCACTATTATAAAAATAAAACAAGAAAGCCGTTAAGACCGCCAACGGGATGGTATTGTTGTACAAATGCGTAATGGACCCATGGATAAAAGGACTGAACACTACACCCTTTAACCCGGATAGCCTACGGGGGTATACCCCATACTCGTTAAGGTTGATGCCGAATTTGACCTCGACCCAAAAAACCACCCAAATGGCCAGAACGGCAAACAAGGGTACAAAAACCACCGAATTTGAAAATTTAAATGTATCCGCACTCATATTACCACAAAATCAAACATCCCGCCACAATCCTAAAATTATACAAATTGTCAGGCATACCATAAAATCCATTGATGAAAGACCATCAAAAATATTTTATTTTTACGCCATGAACGAACCTTTGGCAGAACGCATACGTCCTAAAACGTTAGAAGATTATATAAGTCAACAGCATTTGGTGGGCAAGCAAGGAGCATTGACCAACCAGATAAAAAACGGCGTTATTCCTTCTTTGATTTTTTGGGGACCTCCCGGAACGGGAAAAACCACCTTGGCCAATATTATTGCAACAGAAAGCCAAAGGCCATTTTACACATTGAGCGCTATCAGTAGCGGCGTTAAGGATGTTAGGGAAGTTATAGACAAAGCCAAACAGAGCGGTGGACTTTTTACGTCCAAAAATCCGATTCTTTTTATTGATGAAATCCATCGGTTTAGCAAATCGCAACAAGATTCGTTGCTTGGAGCGGTTGAAAAAGGTTGGGTCACTTTGATTGGTGCGACCACGGAAAACCCAAGCTTTGAAGTAATTCCTGCACTTTTATCACGGTGCCAGGTTTACGTATTGAACCCATTTGGCAAAGACGACCTTATCGCCTTGTTGGAACGTGCCATAAAAACTGATGCTCAACTTGCCAAAAAAGAAATAATCCTAAAGGAAACCGAAGCCCTCCTACGATTGTCGGGAGGTGATGGCAGAAAATTGCTGAACATTTTTGAATTGATCATAAATTCCGAAGCCAGCGACAAAATAGTCATCACGAACGAATTAGTGCAAAACAAAGTGCAAAAAAACACCGTGCTTTACGACAAGACCGGTGAACAGCATTACGATATAATTTCGGCATTTATTAAAAGTATTCGTGGGAGCGACCCAAATGCCGCCGTATATTGGTTGGCCCGAATGATCGAAGGTGGCGAGGACGTTAAATTTATTGCCCGTAGAATGGTAATTCTTGCATCGGAGGATATAGGAAACGCCAATCCGACCGCCTTGGTACTTGCCAATACCACGTTCCAGTCCGTTACAACCATTGGTTACCCAGAAGCGAGACTTATTTTAGGACAATGTGCGGTTTACTTGGCAAGTTCGGCCAAAAGTAATGCCAGCTATATGGCCATCAACGAAGCACAACAAACGGTTCGCAAAACCGGTGACCTATCGGTGCCCATGGCCATTCGCAATGCCCCGACCAAATTAATGAAAGACCTTGGCTATGGCAAGGGTTATGACTATGCCCATAACCACGAAAACAACTTTGTGGATTTTGAATTTCTACCAGATGAAATAAAAGGCACTACCTTTTATAAGCCTGGCAATAATCCCAGGGAAAATGCCATGAAGGATTTTTTAAAGAAAAGGTGGAAGAACAAATATGATTATTAAAACTTGATGTTCAATTCTTTTTGGATTTTCTCCCCATTATCCGAATACTCCAATATCCATTTATCATTTTTCTTAAAAACCAATGCGTTGTTTCCGCTATAACTTGTCATAAAAACATTGTCCATGGATGTTTCTTCCAGTTTTAGCACCACTTTAGGACTACTGTCCACTAGCTGATACCCATTTCCTATGGCCTGTGCATACAAAACACTAGATGGGTCCGGAAGTTCTGTTTTCTCCACTACTGCCCTGGTGATATTACTTGGCTTTGGCTCTATGGCCTTATAAACTTGCTCATCCATTGTGGATTTTTGCTCAACTACATACTTTGCCGGCTCTTCTTCTACGGTTTTAACATCGTCCTTAAAACTTATGGTTACCGGAG
It includes:
- the rlmB gene encoding 23S rRNA (guanosine(2251)-2'-O)-methyltransferase RlmB; translation: MKSDHTIYGIRAIQEAIHSGTPINKVYLQKGLQGDLFTQLEEDIRRSKISHSYVPLQKLDKLAHGNHQGAVAKISQIAFQDFESVAEAVMATEKLPLFLLLDQVTDVRNFGAIIRTAECTGVHAIIVPTSGSAPLNENAIKTSAGAAFNIPIAKVDHLKDAIFYLQSSGVVVTGATEKAEHEIYSLDFNQPTAIIMGSEEKGISPSTLNILDHRAKLPLMGKIGSLNVSVACGVFLYEVVRQRNT
- a CDS encoding replication-associated recombination protein A; amino-acid sequence: MNEPLAERIRPKTLEDYISQQHLVGKQGALTNQIKNGVIPSLIFWGPPGTGKTTLANIIATESQRPFYTLSAISSGVKDVREVIDKAKQSGGLFTSKNPILFIDEIHRFSKSQQDSLLGAVEKGWVTLIGATTENPSFEVIPALLSRCQVYVLNPFGKDDLIALLERAIKTDAQLAKKEIILKETEALLRLSGGDGRKLLNIFELIINSEASDKIVITNELVQNKVQKNTVLYDKTGEQHYDIISAFIKSIRGSDPNAAVYWLARMIEGGEDVKFIARRMVILASEDIGNANPTALVLANTTFQSVTTIGYPEARLILGQCAVYLASSAKSNASYMAINEAQQTVRKTGDLSVPMAIRNAPTKLMKDLGYGKGYDYAHNHENNFVDFEFLPDEIKGTTFYKPGNNPRENAMKDFLKKRWKNKYDY
- a CDS encoding rhomboid family intramembrane serine protease; translation: MSADTFKFSNSVVFVPLFAVLAIWVVFWVEVKFGINLNEYGVYPRRLSGLKGVVFSPFIHGSITHLYNNTIPLAVLTAFLFYFYNSAALRVLLLGTLVSGILTWAIARPSYHIGASGVIYLLASFIFFKGILAKNYRLVALSLVVVFIYGSMIWYIFPVKDGISWEGHLAGFVTGLLFAFFTRVPVPEVRKYDWEKDDYNEKDDPFLQHFDENGNFIASSEEDEPVQKVEIKYHYKESDKD